The Alnus glutinosa chromosome 1, dhAlnGlut1.1, whole genome shotgun sequence region TTCGAAGTATATGAACGAGTTCCTACAAGCAAGAGAGTCAAGGTTTAGGTACATATGATATGATTGTAAGAAAAGTCTATGCTTTGATTTATTTAAGACTTTCTTGCATTAGTATATAGAATATATGTTTTCAAAGATTATTAGAGATTTTCTATTTATAGCTAGCTTGGGATAAAGATGATTAATTACGTAGCAGGTTCTTGTAGGAAGTGATCTGGGGATTTCATCGGCATATGCAAAATTTATGGTGAAATGATATTACATCTCTCATGGGTATATATGGTtgactgaaaataaaaataaaaaatgtagaggatatttattattattttagttgaaaaagtgttttgatgtgatataaatgtgaaaattattttgagtgttttgtatttagatttgttagtagcttttgtttttgttttggtctgtttcttttttttgctaaaaagcaaGAAAGCTTACTCAAAAATCATTGTGGAACAAGACCTATAGAATGTTATTcatccaccaaaaaaaaaaaaaataaaaaaaaaaataaaaaaaaaaatttttaggCTTatcatagcattttttttattttgaaattgatttgcttctagaaatagATGAATTTGaaggaatatatttttgtctattttttatttttttttctagatgaataatttatttaaaatttagaatTGACACTTCTATCTTTTTCAGTATTCAGTCGTTGTGGATATAAAgcaaagattaaaaaagaagGCATGGCTTTACAGCTCAACAACTTCGCCCTTCAATCCCTTGCTCTCCGACCGGCGAGAGCTCAGAGATCTCCCAAGTTTTCTATGACTTCCTCTCCGTACTCGGGCGGTGCTAGAGAAGTAAATGTTAATGTAGTCCGTCGCATGGCACCGGAAAAGACTGAAATCTTCAAATCCATGGAGGACTGGGTCAAAAGCGACATCTTAACTCTACTAAAACCTGTTGAGAAAGCTTGGCAACCACAAGACTTTTTGCCAAATCCTACCTCAGATGGTTTCTCTGAGCAAGTCAATGAACTCAGGGAGAGAACGAAGGACATTCCCGACGACTACTTTGTTGTCATAGTCGGCGATATGATCACGGAAGAAGCCCTTCCCACCTACCAAGCACTTATCAATGGCACCGAGATATTTCACGATGAAACGGGTAGCGATAACACACCTTGGGCAACATGGGCAAGGGGATGGAGCGCAGAAGAAAACAGGCATGGCGATCTCCTCAACAAATACCTCTACCTTTCCGGACGAGTGGATATGAAACAAATCGAGAAGACAACACATTATCTGATTGGGTCGGGAATGGTGAGATATATATGCAACAAATCCCTGCTTTTATGTCGGCGTTTTGATGCATGTGTGATGGAATTTCACatccaataaaaacaaataattaacatGAGAAATCAATAtaatacaaacaaataaacttaaagttttgagttaaaaatatatgaaagcCTCATTTAAagacatatatatttttgtcttagGATGCCGGCACCAGGACAAGTCCCTGCTTATTTACTATCTACACATCGTTTCAAGAAAGAGCAACATTTATCTCCCATGGTAACACAGCCAAGCTTGCCATGAAGCACGGGGACGAAAAGCTTGCCCAAATATGTGGCACAATTGCCGCCGACGAGAAGCGCCACGAAATTGCTTATACCAAAATAGCGGGGAAGCTTTTCGAGCTTGATCCAAATGAAACTGTCGTGGCCTTTGCCGACATGATGAGGAGGAAGATATTAATGCCAGCCCACTTGATGTACGACGGCCGCGATGAAAATCTTTTTGATAACTTTGCAAATGTTGCCTCTCGAATTGGCGTGTACACCGCCAGGGACTATGGAGGAATATTGGAACACTTGGTGGCGAAATGGAACGTGGAGAAACTGAGTGGACTCTCGAGTGAGGGGAGAGAAGCCCAGGATTATGTATGTGGATTAGCTCAGAGACTGAGAAGGCTAGAGGAAAGAGCTCTTGCTAGGGCTAAGAAAGCACCCACCGTTTCCTTCAGCTGGATTTCTAGTAGGGAGGTGAAGCCATAGATGCTTGCTACACCGTCACTATACCCGCAAGCAAATTGGAGGAGTCTGCAGTAAACCCAATATTCCCTTCTTTGTATTTTGTCATCTTACAGTCATGTTTACTTAATTGGTGTCCAGTTTCACAAACTACTTATAATtatcttttccctttttctttttcctcgaTGTCTTTATACCTCAGACCTTAATTAACTAGAGAgctttgattattttttttttattaattttttattatatatcatattttgaaaccttaaatatttaattaactgTAAATCTTAAGGGTATATATGGGTGATATTGCCAATTTTTAAAACATGGCGACCtaacattatattttttttttaaaaaaaaaaatgaaacatcaGTGATAAGTTAAGTTTCCCTATAATTTTTCTTGTGTAAACGTTATTAGcttgtgtaatttttttagAGATGTTTTGTATATATCGACATGCAGCATAGTACTTTATAATTAGTCGTATATAGTTTGGTAGTTTAGACTGTTTATTAGTTTTCTtaggtaatttttattagaGCACTAGTAAAAATTACATAAGAAAGCTAGGACACATATGACATACCAGAAAGCAAGCTCTAAATGCtttcaagaaaaacattttttattttttattttttatttttggaaaaaatgtcCTTGTGGCGGGTTACTGTGGGTAGCTGTAATGAAAAAGTGGCCCTTATATCAGCTGGAATGAGAAGACATGATAATGGATGCAATATATTTGTGAGGGACTGGTAGGACAACAGTAATACAGTTGGGAAAAAAGAGATAGGGCTGACAAATTCATACTCAAATATGTAAAAATGTTCTAGAAGTGATGACTCTAATATATCCAAATTGTGTTAGACTTTTTAATGGATCAGAATCTTTTAGAATCTTTTGATAAAAGTAAGAGcttaactttaatttcttaaaaaaataaaactatttaaatgagataatttttgtgaactttattattcaatatatgaaaCCTATAAAATGGTGATGGTAAACAAACTTGACTTAAGGAACCCAACCTCAGTAGTATTCTtgctaaccattttttttttttttttttttttttttttttttttaaaaaaaaaaaaaaaaaaaaaaagggtggaaaggcattttcacaaaataatatggataaagttttcctttaaaattGGTTGGAGGAATtttctattaaactgacatttgTTGTGAGAATCTCATGCTTTAACAACAAATTAagtcagtttaatagactatataaattaaaagaaaattttatccaaATAATATTGCAAGACGAGAGGTGAATATGAACCAATTGAGCTCCACCTACATGTTGAGAATTCCCAATAGCTTACCCATTTTAcgtttttagttaaaatagctaatcaTTCCTCCAAAAGCCCTCACCGTCCGATTTTGGAAAAAATGAAATGCAAAATGTATATTTCATGCAATTGTGACTGTGAACAGTGTCACTCTACATATTAGTTGATACTAAATTTTCACAaactcataaattttttattagttcaTAGGACTTCATAGTTAGGTGGTTTCGCATTTCTATTGATGCCAGTTTTTATTAAgtgcatttcttttttttaatttaatattgcTGAACTCTTCCATGTAGAAAAAATATAGTTTCATTTGCTTTATTTGTTTGGTATTTTTTCTTTGCACCAAGCCGCAAATGCTTTGTCAGAAATAGAACAGTTAGAAAAATgactgtttaaaaaataaaataccatTGAAACATATGACCGATGGAAAAATGATCTGGGGCTTTTGACATCTTGGCCCTCTCTCAACAacacaaaaaaagaataaaaaataaaaaatgctggACAGCTTCTTCTAAATCAACTTCTAATAAGCAGtgtggaaatatatataaaatataaaattaaataatatgaaagagaagagagagagagagagcggaagCAGAAAGAGCTGTTTGTGTTATATCTTGACTaaattgtattatattatacaGTACTATTACATTGCTATTAATTTATTGAGAAATTATGAGTGAGTAACAAGTAAACCTAAAACAGAGCTAAACTAAATAAGGAAGAGAGCGGTGAAACAGaataaaagataatataaaatcaTAACTTAAACgagaaatattattataagaaaataaaccaacgtaatatgaaatatataaattcTAATAACCCCTTCCCCCTTAATCTCAAGGTGCAAGCTTCTAGAAACTTGAGTTTGGAAAGAGAATGAATTGAAGGCCGCCGAAGCCAATGATTGGATCAAGGCAGTGCTGTGCAAGAAAGGTTGATGGTAGTCGGTGGTGGCTAGAGAAATGCCGGAGAACGGAAACTAGCTAGCCGCTAAAAATAGGGTGAAGGGTCAAGCCGCATTGTGGCAAGGTTCTCTGGTGAAGTAGGCCACGGATCATAATAAATCTAGGTCGAAAACCACTGAATGAGCTGGATAATTGGGCCAAATGAACTCCAAATTTCCGTCATGTGCAAAAACCTCAATAAAGCGTTTGTTGTactactgaaaaaaaaaaaaaaaaaaaaaaaaaaaaaaactgcacaTTGGGAAACAGAAGCTTAAAAGAGGCAACAGGAAAATAGTGTGTTCGCGCATGTGCATGTGAAaaaagtgtgtgtgtgatgCCTGATGATGAACTCAAATTGTGtgtgttaggtttttagtgttggtttcaaaatatatattgtgtttgtgtgtgatgatgatgatgaactCAAATTGTGtgtgttaggtttttagtgttggtttcaaaatatatttggtTATAAGTTTTAGTCTAGGGATTAAGtcgataaaaaaatttatacagtGCCTGATGCCTGATGCCTGATGCCTAATGATGAACTCATATTCAAGTGAGTTGAACCCAACCCAAATTAGAAGACATATATGATGTTGTTAAGTCAATCAAGGAAAGTAGTCAACCGAAATTTCATTAATTGGAATTAAAATTGGATTTGATTCCATTCTAGATTGAAAGTCATTTTGCGCACGTCTCAATGTTGTGACTATTGCTTTTGGCTCAAGTATCTTATTGAGGTGAAACAAGCGGCATTAGAAATCTAACGCAAGATGAGATAGATCTCtctgaaatataattttcctaatttagacgtttactatgccaaaatctttCCAAAATATAAGCTCGAAAATTTGGGCGAATCTTGCGGAAATCCTATTACAACTAGAACTAGGTTTTcttgaagtatatatatttaaggaGACTTCTGAGCACAAATTTTCTAATGATTGGAGACAATATTTCCAGAGAAAAAATAGTCATTTCCTTCATGTTCTAAGAGCACTCACAATGGACTCTTCATATTTAACTTTTCTCTTTAACAAATTTGAAACTTAATGTTTGTCATATTTCTCTTTAGATTTAAAGAGCCAAAAAAGGACAATGtcataattttttctaataataatttttgcaaACTTCAAAAGGATGTCTTCTATCACTCACTCCCTCTCTTTCCAGGTCATTGGCAAGTTATtgtgaatgattaaaaaatagtatttatttaaagtagagacatatttagagagtttgttttttaattgtttaaaaaagtgactagttaaaacctttaaaaaaaatttcaagagaaattatgaagagaacattgtgaatgctctaagagaAAAAGTTTGGGCCAAACCATCTAGAGTTTCGAACAGTTTGGCCCAAATCATCTAGAATTAttgacggtttggcccaaactgTCCAGAATCCAAATTCGTGACCCatatttatggacggttttaaactgTCCATAATAAACTGTCTGGACTTTGTTCCAGATGGTTTTTTACAATTTCTGGAttgtttaaaaccgtccagaattcttgaaatttttgtagtggcTCTCAAGTGCATATCTTTTGGAGTCTTTGTTGTAAATCACAACAATTCATCAACAACAACTGAATCCTATTAGAGTTCAGATTTagaagatcaagaagaagaattgcTCTGAGGTTTTGAAGCTATTGCAGTAGAAGATAAGTGTGTCACTTGTCTTGGTacaagagggagtttgttacaaaggttttgtaagtgtAATTTCTTGTACAACTTAATTCTTCTTTGGTGGATTGATTTTCTGGGTTGGCATATACATATTCAACCCCAGTTCTACATGTTGTTTAGAGTCATGgctattatttttcaatatatatatgaataatgattcgctgccacttaaatatacaacttttcaccacattgcctatatggcaaggtggtcccccactactttttgaatttttttattttttaaaaataaattaaggtgagagaccaccttgccacataggcaagatggtgaaaagttgtatatttaggtagtagtgaatcattactctctctatatatataacaaaatataagataaaataatatgataaagaagagaaagagggagagagtcGAAAGAGACGTATGTGCTACATCTTGACTGAATTGTATTATATCATATTGTATTACAATGCTCTCAATTTATAGTGAAACTAAGAGTAAGGAACAAATAAACTTAAAGTAGAGCtaaactaattaaggaaaagaatAAATCCTACAAGGAAACAGGATAAAATAGAATATAAATGGGTAATCAAATCTATACAATCAAATCTAAAtaagaaatattattataagaaaataaacccTACATTGGAATAGCCGTTGAATACATCAAATGAACACTAAATCATAGATTTTCACTTCCTTGAGATAAAGTCTCACCCATAGACTTAAAGTGCTTGAAGTAATTAACACTAACAAATTTTTAATAGGATATAACCAAGTATATCGACTATAATTATcaacaaatataatataataacgAAAACCAGAAGTAGTTGGCTGGGAGAAGGTCCCCAAATATCGTAATGTATCAAATTGAAAACAACAGAAGTCTATCTTATAGATACTAAGAAAGGTAACCAACAATTTTTGCCACGTTGACAAGTGTCACAAATTAAGTTATCAATTAAACAACTAGCAACTTAAATATCGGGTTTATTTGGTAAAAGTTTTTGAGgtgagttttgtttttgaaatagTAAAAAgaagttattgatgtgatataaagtagaaagaatttgtataaaaaagtgaaaaagttttgttttgtagtgggtatttttgtttgaataataataaaggtgAAGGCAAAAATCTTTGCCAAACAATCTAGGTAATGTCTGATAGAATTTTAGAAACAACCCGAAACATAAATGGTGGATAGCATTGTAGAATATCACTATTATTTCTTTGGATGGATGTTTAGTTACCCATACAAAGATTAATGATTACAtatcaacaaccaaaaaaaaaaaaaaaggttatcaCATCGGAATGATCTTGCTAAATTACATAGAAACTTGGGTAAAGAAATATGACGATTGatgtcaatttaaaaaaattttgttttttctctctttttttcatttcttcacgCAGTTCTTTTTTTAGGCTAGTCTAAATGGCATACATgttcttttaatcttttttccCCATTGCGGGGGTATAGCAAAGGACATACTTTTCCtctaatataaattattaaacaaatatgtgtCCTTAGAACATGCTTTAAGAACATacgtcaatttaatagactgaacaCACCAGACCAATGTTGGAAGTAGAAGTATATGAAGAAGTGCAAAACAATATCTAAATCACCTCAAGTAGAGTTTGCCATTTGAttgtaatgataaatttaatgttTCAAATCACAAATCTAAAACCTAATCCTAATCAACCCCACAATCCAAATCAGTAATTGTCATCACCGTTGTTTCTTGAGATCCTCCACCTTGGCAAACCAATTGGGTTTGAGCCTTGAAGCATAAGGGTAAAGCTCCTTGTATGTGTCTTTGATTGCCATATCTAAAAAATTTATCCGTACTCATAATCCTCTTATAGTGAGGTTTAAATATCCTAGATGACCTCTAGTACAATACCAGTTTAGGATCCCAAAATATTAATAGGATTAAGTAAGTCTTAATTGGAAATTAGGACTTTTTGACTTTCTGTGTTGATTGAAAATTCACTGAGAGTAACGAATGATCGAAGTTTCCACTACGATCGATCAATTTTTTCACCACGAACATTCAATGACGTATTATACTGTGTCTTCGTACATCCCACATCGTTGGTATGTATGAAAAACAATACAAGATTGTTCAAAGACCGTACAACGAACGTTCATAATAGTACATGAACATTTGATATTGGGTATCAATCGTTCAACCGGTGGCAAATAAGCTCATTCTTATCTTATACGATCTCTCCCCTGTAAATACCCCACCACCCATGAGAGGGAGATCagaaagagagttgagagcagagagtgagatcgagacagagagatgagaccgagagagccgagagattgagagtgagaTCGGGAGAGTTAAGGGAGATGGAGCCCGATCCTCCATGGATCGACGCCGGTGATGCGAGTTCCGGCCGATTCTACCGGTGGGTCGACTTTGGTGGTGCTTAGGACGCGATTTCTGGCAGAACCCAAGAGCTTAGACCCGCAACCCGTGAATCGAACCGAAGAACCCGTGTGACCCGATCTTTCGGTGGTAAAGTCCAGCCCGATTTCCTGCGAAGACCCGCTGAACCACGAAGACCCGTAACCCAGAACCCCTCGAACCGGTAACCCGATGACCCGAGCAACCCAGGGAGACCCGTAACCCAAAAGGCCCAAAGACCCGTCCTCCATGTGTGTTTTCCGGCGAGTTTTCTAGCGTTCTAGTGAGGCgatttccggtggattttctaagaaaatcctctaggtaatttcttgttaatttctAGTTGCTATTTTGTTGATTATGTGTTGATTAAAAAGGGGGTTAGTCTTGATTAGATTATTGATAAATTATCCATGCTGTTTTAGGgatgattttatgattttagggttttcaattGATTGTGATTTGCTGTGTGTGTGTCTCGGTTGGCCGTGTACTATGGCCGGTTATGTGTTGGCAGTGGGGTGATTTTAGTTGAGGCTTGTTGAACCAATTGGGTGTGAAGGTTTTGGCAGTGGGGAGATTTTGGTGGCTTTTGTTGGCTATGGTTGATTGGTTAAGTTATGGATTTTGGTGATGTTGGAATTCCGATTGGGTTCTATGAAGCTTGACCGAATGggtattgttgttgttggaattcTGGGTGGTTTTCATGTTGGTTGATGCCTAAGGATAGTTAGACTTGGAGGTTTATTAGAGATGGTTTACATTATGATTATTTGATGATGTTTTCATGAAGTTCGAGTTTGTGGAGATTGTGGAAGAGCTCCTAAGTGGATGGTCGTATGATATTGTGTTAGATTGTTGATTTGTTGTTTGTATGTGGCTAATTAGAGATGCTTTAGGTGAGAAGGATGTAATTTTGGAATTGAATCTTTTTGATTCTTTTGCTATAGGTTCATAATCATTTAAAGGGAGTCAATTGGCTAGCTTTGATATGgaagttaatttatttagatCCTTTGTGTGAATAGCAAATACggttaaaataaagaatagatTATCGTTGTGTCTTAtagaataaaatgaaaatgtaaTAGTTAAAGAAAGAATGAGTAGAAGTAAAGTGTCAAACGTTAGGTTCTATGAGTTAGTTATAGAAATATTTACCTAgctataaataaattaagggaatgagtaaataaagtaaatgtAAGCATATAGTAAATAAATGGAATTATACCTAGTTCAGTTTAGTTATTAACCAATGGATTCATTAAGATCCTCAGCTTGAGTTTGTTAagcattgtatatatatacatatgcatgaatgtgggttaaatatatattgataattCAGTAAATAAgtaacaataaataaacaagataagaTATAAACCTAAAACCAACGATTGacctaataatagcttaagatACTTAACTGGACTTAGACATGGAtaatgcgacgtgtgagcacgcgggtagtctaTATGGCATAGAGTGTAGAGTTCAATAGTGTAGTCTAAtgataccaatgtttgcaggatagtgtccggattggagacttcaattggttctccaatgtagagttcgagtcaagagtccaatgcagttaatgtgagtattctactcactgagaaaatatatatttttatatgtaatagattcatatatatattgtttatgaaaccgaactgaccatatgatgaaatatatgctttgagataatttgattagttttgattatgtttaaactatatcaatgatgtttaagaattgatgcatgagtgaagagtgttgaattgatttaaagtgtttgagtatgttttgcggttgagattttaattaagCAAAAttatttgagaacatgtcatgttgaaattgtttaggttttatgaagaaactatattttgaatgatttcaaagtatttgatgaaatgttgAACTTGTTTAGTTTCAAGGGAACAGGATTTATTAATAACATGATTTttagcatgatacagtagtgaaatatatactggtcaaggacagagcatagagcatgtagtatagagcatacataccccaGCAGTatcagcatatcagtatcagcagtatcagtatcaaCAGTATCAGTACGTAGCCCcagtttcatgcatatcatgtatagcattgttttatgagtgatgtttttatgttttgagtagcttttactagacgtgtcggtatgcataagtgtcttaaatgaaaagcgcttatgtatatttctatcggatggtcgCATGTGTTAAGATATCATACATTTAACTTGAatgtacatggatacatgattgcccaagtacgagtaatggcatgtctatgaatAAGAATGTTGACTAATCTTCAGAAAATACgtgttagcataattgagtttAATTCTAGTGCTCttatgatctactgacgttcaaggcacgaagctgaaatatgATTAGAGATGATGTTGCGAATGTtctgttgaaggatgttatcctagtatgaaagagtaagatgccatgttttattgcttaagacctatgtgtaggCGTGATATCTGtaatggagtgatcgtgtgcacaaaTGTCTGAGCGActgatgaaaagtattattatagaggggtctatatgtagaaactttcaaatggtagattggaacttctacatatgttcataactatataatatgttttaaatgttttctggatAGTCGATGTTTgctgtattagctattggtaaattgtggctgatatagtgcttgcgtgactaaaaataataaaaaggttgattttttgtgaaaactcagttagtttaatatcactgaggtcttagtatgttttatactgaggcggtgaactaattttttcacctatgcggatgtggatactaccacaaccgtgtagatgatgttcctttggctgcaggtatttTGGTATAGATGATGGGTTGGTAGCAgagtacttgggatattatgactgaagctcgccgcgacagttataattgtcggaccacaggttgtccactattttataggtttggtatggcttatGACGTTtatgtcacttattctttgtaaagccattattgttatgtaaattgtgttaataagactcaaacagatagatgttaaatgactctttgttgtaatttctgctattcaggtttatgttttccactgcatagttaaatagatgttactctgattatcaggtgcatgttatgggacatgtgacatatgttggctgagctaCACGTAGTCGTGCGACTGCGATGACtcatttatgtttgtataaaaaaaaaaaaaaaaaagggtcgtcacaattTTCCcgcatagcatgattattttgtgtaccaaaattgaatgtttacaactcacatgaaatatacttTTGATTACTGCGAACTCTATTTTGCGAGAATGAGTGACTAAtgacaagataatgaaaataatgagttataaaagcatgcatgtaaaaggcggtgaattttaaattgcatcgtatgacatggtacaccagTACGTGCGGAATAATGGTAATAagcttactattatatgggtTATTCTTTATGTACAAAAGTTTATGTTATGTATAATGAGTCTTGGATCTAATAGTTATTTTATGATCAGCGCATCGTGCTTGAATGTGGGTCACGGTTACAGACGTTATTAATAGCGTGGGCCACTTAAGGTCAAACTCGGTCGGgtgaaacatgtgttgttttatagttggactACCTTTAGGTTCTGTATTTGAGATGGACCTCGAGGTTGATGGGACACTTTGGCGTAGTAATATCTGGTTATGCTTGAGAAGTTATTACATGGTTCTGAAGACCACTCATaataattagtacttttgggtgatgttgtAGGCTTAGCATTTGAGGCCATTGTGTAATAAGGtttagttttgatcttttataTTGATGATTTGTATAGTAATTTCAATTAATGTAATGTATTTTGGTAGATGCTCTGGTCGTAATTAATATtgatagaatattttatgtttccgatgcgtagtattctctttttgagTAGTAGATGTCCTTGAGTTTTATTACAGGTGGAATGGGATTGGGAGACGAACCTTgaagttaattaccagttaattaatttttcggGGCATTACAACCAGTGCCTTGGTGAAGCATAATTGCAAGACACTACTAGTGGCTTGACCAGGTTCGATCTGAGGTGATCCGTACCACTGGCATCTAAAAACTCTAAACTGGTTAAAGTAGACATTTTGTCTAATCATCAAACGTTCGAATACTGTTTTGATCGTTCAGCTTGGGCCTCGATCATTCGAGAACTTACTGAACGTTCGGTAATCGTACATGACCTCCATTTCAACAAAGGTCCAATCTTTCCTAGTTCAACCCAACCTAAGGCTTTTCTAATGTACTAACCATAAATCTAACGTATAATAAACCttcatacaaaataaaataagaccaACCATTAATTAAAGGCTAACCATCATTAAActatctaattaattaaatattcctctggtccctgagttttgaaaattttattttttagtccctgagtttcaatttgtatcatagatgataccttaatttttggaaataaTCAAATTAGTACCTTGGTTAACTTCTCCGTaaaaaaactaacggcccgccacgtgtcaacttcagaggttgacacgtggcactaaaaaaattaaaaatctttaaaaattaattaaaaaaatatatattgaaaattaaaaaaaaaattggaaaaataaaaaaacgagcCTTGGCCGGGCTGGGATGGCCGAACCATCCACCCCttgacaaaaaacaaaaattgagaaaagtacacataaccccctcaaactaccactcaattgtcaatgaaccccctaaactatcaattgtgtcaatctccccacttaaactactaaaaaatgtcaatgtccctcctaagaccaacaaaaagacaaaaatgacccttattttttttgaataagacaaaatgtcctcataaattcaaaaaaattaaaacttaactaaa contains the following coding sequences:
- the LOC133875657 gene encoding stearoyl-[acyl-carrier-protein] 9-desaturase, chloroplastic-like produces the protein MALQLNNFALQSLALRPARAQRSPKFSMTSSPYSGGAREVNVNVVRRMAPEKTEIFKSMEDWVKSDILTLLKPVEKAWQPQDFLPNPTSDGFSEQVNELRERTKDIPDDYFVVIVGDMITEEALPTYQALINGTEIFHDETGSDNTPWATWARGWSAEENRHGDLLNKYLYLSGRVDMKQIEKTTHYLIGSGMDAGTRTSPCLFTIYTSFQERATFISHGNTAKLAMKHGDEKLAQICGTIAADEKRHEIAYTKIAGKLFELDPNETVVAFADMMRRKILMPAHLMYDGRDENLFDNFANVASRIGVYTARDYGGILEHLVAKWNVEKLSGLSSEGREAQDYVCGLAQRLRRLEERALARAKKAPTVSFSWISSREVKP